The Butyrivibrio sp. AE3004 genome contains a region encoding:
- a CDS encoding GGDEF domain-containing protein, translating into MGLIEFSDVLGITIVIYVAVLATNNTNLEKNLKKGVLITGGTLSVVYLLDMLWYFVLYTSEVSERSDFVLNFIASMDYLMIPIILSSLFIVYGPKRGSFKYVFSIIGIIILAVADIINIFVPVVFYHKNLQMYYAPSGLAMYVLCMVVFIILLADMVLIKSFDYEDIFLVAFVGITMAIGVIAAWFNYDLRTLWEGLGIAYLLMYLAVSELYNKTDVITGLPNRNAYEKAMAHIRDNFKTILMVDMNGLKNYNDTKGHKIGDKYIYATAKTLADAFENKGKLYRVGGDEFCFVSKYSGEEVERIVREVLEKGKCADEYGDFKIDFAYGIAERREGDTTESIYERADKLMYENKHNSKKR; encoded by the coding sequence ATGGGACTCATTGAATTTTCCGATGTTTTAGGGATAACAATTGTTATATATGTTGCGGTGCTTGCAACAAATAATACAAACCTTGAGAAGAATTTGAAGAAAGGTGTCCTGATAACAGGAGGCACACTTTCTGTTGTATATCTTCTTGATATGCTCTGGTATTTTGTCTTATACACTTCAGAGGTATCAGAACGTTCGGATTTTGTTTTGAATTTTATTGCAAGTATGGACTATTTGATGATTCCAATTATATTGAGTAGTCTTTTTATTGTTTATGGACCGAAAAGAGGTAGTTTTAAATATGTATTTAGCATAATAGGAATTATTATTCTTGCAGTAGCTGACATAATTAACATTTTCGTTCCGGTGGTCTTCTATCATAAAAATCTGCAGATGTATTATGCACCATCAGGACTGGCGATGTATGTACTGTGCATGGTTGTTTTTATTATTCTACTGGCGGACATGGTACTTATTAAATCTTTTGATTATGAGGATATTTTTCTTGTTGCGTTTGTTGGAATAACGATGGCTATAGGTGTAATTGCAGCTTGGTTTAATTATGATCTACGCACGTTGTGGGAAGGATTGGGAATAGCATACCTTCTTATGTATTTGGCGGTGTCGGAATTATATAACAAAACAGATGTTATCACTGGGTTGCCAAACAGAAATGCATATGAAAAAGCGATGGCGCATATAAGAGATAATTTTAAAACGATTCTTATGGTCGATATGAATGGATTGAAGAATTACAATGATACCAAAGGCCATAAGATAGGAGATAAGTATATTTATGCAACAGCAAAAACTCTGGCCGATGCATTTGAAAATAAAGGGAAACTATATCGAGTAGGAGGTGACGAATTCTGTTTTGTATCAAAATATTCAGGTGAAGAGGTTGAACGAATAGTAAGAGAGGTCTTGGAAAAAGGAAAATGTGCCGATGAATATGGCGATTTCAAGATAGATTTTGCATATGGAATTGCTGAACGAAGAGAAGGAGATACTACTGAGAGTATTTACGAAAGAGCAGATAAGCTTATGTATGAAAATAAACATAATTCTAAAAAACGATGA
- a CDS encoding alanine/glycine:cation symporter family protein has product MNELLSTVEKINNTVNSFVWGLPMLILLVGTGILMTIITKFFQVSHFKHWIKNTIGGIFIDKKITAHTEKEDTQISQFQSLCTALAATIGTGNIAGVAAAIAAGGPGAIFWMWIVAFFGMMTNFSENVLGIYYRRRNERNEWCGGAMYYLSDGLGSKKGCKQLGAVLAVLFSIFCTLASFGIGNMSQINSIAVNMQTAFGIPHLVTGIILMLLAGLVIIGGLKRIALVAEKLVPFMAVLYVIGALVVCITNFDKIGIVFVSIIKGAFGMKAVGGGIVGSGIAMAVQWGMKRGVFSNEAGLGSSVMVHSSSNVREPVVQGMWGIFEVFADTIIVCTITAFAVLSSGLVDLDTGKVLSEQVSTALVAEAFSTVFGKLGTAFIAIAILFFAFSTVLGWSQYGSKGFEYLFGRKNMKFYQVIFVLFIVIGATMNLSLAWDLSDTFNGMMAIPNLIGVLSLSGTVIKITQNYVDRKILGKDIKPELSAIDDIQKLHENEIA; this is encoded by the coding sequence ATGAACGAATTATTATCAACAGTAGAAAAAATTAATAACACCGTAAATAGTTTTGTATGGGGGCTTCCCATGCTTATTCTACTGGTCGGAACCGGAATTCTGATGACAATAATCACCAAATTTTTTCAGGTAAGTCACTTTAAACACTGGATTAAAAACACTATTGGCGGGATTTTTATTGATAAGAAGATTACTGCTCATACAGAAAAGGAAGATACACAAATATCACAATTCCAAAGCCTGTGCACTGCGCTTGCTGCCACAATAGGAACAGGTAATATCGCAGGTGTTGCCGCTGCTATAGCCGCAGGCGGCCCCGGTGCAATATTTTGGATGTGGATTGTTGCTTTTTTTGGCATGATGACCAACTTTTCTGAAAATGTACTTGGCATTTACTATCGCAGACGGAATGAGCGCAATGAATGGTGCGGTGGTGCAATGTATTACTTAAGTGATGGCCTTGGCAGCAAAAAAGGCTGCAAACAGCTTGGTGCTGTACTTGCTGTTCTTTTCAGTATTTTCTGTACTCTTGCGTCCTTTGGTATCGGTAACATGAGTCAGATAAACTCTATCGCGGTAAATATGCAGACAGCCTTTGGTATCCCGCATCTTGTGACCGGCATTATCCTTATGCTCCTCGCAGGTTTGGTAATAATCGGCGGATTAAAAAGAATAGCTCTTGTTGCTGAAAAGCTGGTTCCGTTTATGGCTGTTCTCTATGTTATCGGAGCACTTGTGGTTTGTATAACAAATTTTGATAAAATAGGAATCGTTTTTGTTTCTATTATTAAAGGTGCCTTTGGAATGAAAGCCGTAGGTGGCGGCATTGTCGGAAGCGGTATCGCAATGGCTGTTCAATGGGGCATGAAAAGAGGTGTTTTTTCAAATGAAGCAGGTCTTGGTTCTTCTGTAATGGTTCATTCAAGTTCAAATGTACGTGAACCGGTTGTACAGGGAATGTGGGGAATTTTTGAAGTATTTGCGGATACAATTATTGTATGTACCATTACTGCTTTTGCTGTTCTCTCAAGTGGTCTGGTAGATCTTGATACCGGAAAAGTTCTTTCAGAACAGGTATCTACCGCACTTGTAGCAGAAGCTTTTTCTACCGTATTTGGAAAACTTGGTACCGCTTTCATCGCGATAGCAATACTTTTCTTCGCATTTTCAACAGTACTTGGATGGAGCCAATATGGAAGTAAAGGATTTGAGTATTTGTTTGGTAGAAAAAATATGAAATTTTATCAGGTAATTTTTGTTCTTTTCATCGTAATCGGTGCTACTATGAACTTATCACTTGCATGGGATTTATCTGACACATTTAATGGCATGATGGCTATTCCAAACCTTATTGGTGTCTTATCACTCAGTGGAACTGTCATCAAAATAACCCAAAATTATGTCGATAGAAAAATATTAGGGAAAGATATTAAGCCCGAACTGTCTGCAATTGATGATATTCAGAAGCTGCATGAGAATGAAATCGCTTAA
- a CDS encoding 4'-phosphopantetheinyl transferase family protein, with protein sequence MNNKVNIFILNTKTMEGENDGILSIIAPLYVQKYEKAKVTNVKKQELGAGFLLSKYLGITKDDQLYFNRYGKPSIKNQQPGHHIEFNLSHSDDYVVLAVSNIPIGIDIECAERLSLPILKRVLPPSHFEKLQKRDYIADSGFEKDEKLVWAKYWTSVEAILKAQGSGFHFDPRKNPDFMNNWSLESFIFENRFVISCASKLPFSINSKIVINSLHE encoded by the coding sequence TTGAATAATAAAGTAAATATTTTTATTCTTAATACAAAAACTATGGAAGGGGAGAATGATGGAATTTTATCCATCATTGCTCCCCTTTACGTGCAAAAATATGAAAAAGCCAAGGTTACGAATGTAAAAAAGCAGGAACTTGGTGCAGGATTTCTTCTATCAAAATATCTTGGCATAACAAAGGATGATCAATTATATTTCAATCGTTATGGCAAGCCATCTATAAAAAATCAGCAGCCTGGACATCATATAGAATTCAATCTTTCTCACAGTGACGACTATGTAGTATTGGCAGTTTCAAATATCCCTATTGGTATTGATATTGAATGCGCAGAAAGGCTATCGCTTCCTATATTAAAACGTGTCCTTCCACCATCTCACTTTGAAAAACTTCAAAAAAGAGATTATATTGCTGACTCCGGTTTTGAAAAAGATGAAAAACTGGTATGGGCAAAATACTGGACATCTGTCGAAGCAATTCTTAAAGCACAAGGATCCGGTTTTCATTTTGATCCAAGAAAAAATCCTGATTTTATGAATAATTGGTCCTTAGAAAGCTTTATCTTTGAAAACAGATTTGTAATAAGCTGTGCTTCTAAGCTACCTTTTTCTATTAATTCCAAAATTGTTATAAATTCACTTCACGAATAA
- the pulA gene encoding type I pullulanase, producing the protein MNDHLSETLFNTNQSKREGHTINMYYSGNEFEEMYTYNGSDLGFTYSKNQTSFRLWAPTAEEAYVNFYESGDYWKNDLKTSVKMSKAEYGTWTSVLNGDLAGTYYTFTVTNNGKKVEACDPYAKSTGVSGQRAMVLDLSNTNPDGWNNDTNPHKNDKITDAIIYELHIRDFSSDENSGMTFLGKYKAFTETGTRTSGGNSTGIDYLKHLGITHVHLLPFYDFGSVDENDPLSQQFNWGYDPVNFNVPEGSYSTNPHDGFVRVSETKEMIKALHDNGISVIMDVVYNHVHDGESFCMNKLVPGYFSRINSEGVYSNGSGCGNDTASERSMVRKYIVDSVCYWADEYHIDGFRFDLVGLLDINTINMIVSEVHKAHPDVIFYGEGWHLETVVTKENIILATQSAADITPDFAYFNDNMRDGLKGNIFSTDKGWVAGNKNLTASIHSSFTACETWCKNPSQIVQYVSCHDNNTLFDRIALSTPGISEDIRIKMCNLAASFYLASEGIAFMQAGEELLRTKIKEDGTYESNSFNSGDKINSIKWGVLDDQKYQSTLEYYKGLIAFRKMHGLLRLTNTNEVKNRVFLYKDTPKNTLAFLFDNEDKALENEPSEQIFIAFNPTARKCVVTLPTGTWNICVRENRAGTVVLDNVSEKVAISPYSSVFLVR; encoded by the coding sequence GTGAACGATCATTTATCAGAAACATTATTTAATACAAATCAATCCAAAAGAGAAGGACACACAATAAATATGTATTATTCAGGAAATGAATTTGAAGAAATGTACACTTATAATGGGTCAGACCTGGGTTTTACTTATTCAAAGAACCAGACATCCTTCAGACTTTGGGCGCCCACTGCTGAAGAAGCTTATGTGAACTTCTATGAATCTGGAGATTATTGGAAAAATGATCTTAAAACTTCAGTAAAGATGTCTAAAGCCGAATACGGTACATGGACATCGGTACTTAATGGTGATCTTGCAGGAACATACTACACTTTCACAGTTACTAATAATGGAAAAAAAGTAGAAGCATGTGACCCTTACGCAAAATCTACAGGTGTTAGCGGTCAGAGAGCTATGGTGTTAGATCTTTCCAATACAAATCCTGATGGGTGGAACAATGATACTAATCCTCATAAGAACGATAAAATTACAGATGCTATTATTTATGAGCTCCACATTCGTGATTTTTCCTCTGATGAGAACAGTGGAATGACTTTTTTAGGGAAATATAAAGCATTCACAGAAACAGGGACACGAACAAGCGGTGGCAACTCTACCGGAATTGATTACTTAAAACATCTTGGCATTACGCATGTCCACTTACTCCCATTCTATGATTTTGGTTCCGTAGATGAAAATGATCCTCTCTCGCAGCAGTTTAACTGGGGATATGATCCGGTTAATTTTAATGTACCTGAAGGTTCTTATTCTACTAATCCGCACGATGGTTTTGTCAGAGTTTCAGAGACAAAAGAGATGATTAAGGCTCTTCATGACAATGGTATTTCAGTAATAATGGATGTTGTATACAATCATGTCCATGATGGCGAAAGCTTTTGTATGAATAAACTTGTACCCGGATATTTCTCAAGAATTAATTCGGAAGGTGTTTATTCAAATGGTTCTGGCTGTGGAAATGATACTGCATCTGAGCGCTCTATGGTAAGAAAATATATAGTAGATTCTGTATGTTATTGGGCTGATGAATACCATATTGATGGATTCCGCTTTGATCTCGTAGGCCTTCTGGATATAAACACTATAAATATGATTGTTTCTGAAGTACATAAAGCTCATCCGGATGTCATTTTTTATGGAGAAGGCTGGCATCTTGAAACTGTTGTAACCAAAGAAAACATCATATTAGCTACCCAATCTGCTGCAGACATAACACCTGATTTTGCATATTTTAATGATAATATGCGTGACGGGCTAAAAGGTAACATATTTAGTACGGATAAGGGATGGGTTGCCGGAAACAAGAATCTTACCGCTTCAATACATTCATCCTTTACTGCATGTGAGACTTGGTGCAAAAATCCGAGCCAAATAGTTCAGTATGTATCATGTCATGACAACAACACACTTTTTGACAGAATTGCACTTTCAACCCCCGGAATTAGTGAAGATATCAGGATAAAAATGTGTAATCTTGCCGCCTCCTTCTATCTCGCATCTGAAGGTATTGCATTTATGCAGGCCGGTGAGGAATTATTGAGGACAAAGATTAAAGAAGATGGCACATATGAATCCAACAGTTTCAATTCCGGAGATAAGATAAACAGTATTAAATGGGGAGTATTGGATGATCAAAAATATCAGAGTACTCTGGAATATTATAAAGGATTAATTGCATTTAGAAAAATGCATGGTCTACTTAGACTTACCAACACTAATGAAGTAAAAAACAGAGTTTTTCTTTATAAGGATACTCCGAAAAACACACTTGCATTTCTATTCGATAATGAAGACAAAGCTCTTGAGAACGAGCCGTCCGAACAAATATTTATAGCATTTAATCCAACTGCACGTAAATGTGTTGTTACACTCCCTACCGGAACCTGGAATATCTGCGTAAGAGAAAACAGAGCAGGCACAGTCGTTCTTGATAATGTATCAGAAAAAGTGGCCATTTCCCCCTATTCCTCAGTTTTTTTGGTACGATAA
- a CDS encoding carbon starvation CstA family protein: MNAAVLLIVSVAILVAGYVLYGGWLAKQWGIDPSRKTPAHELEDGMDYVPAKTPVLMGHHFSSIAGAGPINGPIQAAVFGWVPVLLWVLIGGIFFGGVHDFGALFASLRHNGQSIGEIIDDSMGKAAKKLFLTFGYLTLLLVVAAFSSIVASTFGVTTSAGVAVEGATLAANQSTAMISLLFIVLAIVFGYFVYRKNAPIGIASIAGCFGIAAIVAIGLKFHPIAFTYNTWMWILGGYILVASVTPVWILLQPRDYLSSFLLYFMIAAGVIAVLGAVITGHGQFSVPAMGDASLKGTGVFTTGTAFPALFVTIACGAISGFHSLVSSGTTAKQLDNEKSARPVAYGSMLIECMVAVISLCAIGFVWSAATDGTYASPTQVFAGGLSAMIGSFAPGVQNIMYQMLILAVSVFCLTSLDTATRLARYMFQEFFLEQGQTVKDATGYKKVLANPYVATAITVVLGVSLGMTGYTKIWPLFGAANQLLAAVGLIAVCTWLGAVGKNNKMFYIPMVFMLAVTICSLIQTIIAKMTAYLSGAADFWALIQSAIAVFLVALSLILAGIAAKVLLDQHKAKQNKSSNAA; this comes from the coding sequence ATGAACGCAGCAGTTTTACTTATTGTTAGCGTTGCAATCCTTGTTGCCGGATATGTTTTATACGGTGGCTGGCTTGCAAAACAGTGGGGAATCGATCCTAGTCGCAAAACCCCTGCTCACGAACTTGAAGATGGCATGGATTATGTTCCTGCTAAAACACCTGTCCTTATGGGACATCATTTTTCATCAATTGCCGGTGCGGGTCCTATAAATGGTCCTATCCAAGCTGCAGTATTTGGATGGGTACCTGTATTACTTTGGGTACTTATCGGTGGCATTTTCTTTGGAGGCGTGCATGATTTTGGCGCTTTATTCGCATCTCTTCGTCACAACGGTCAGTCCATCGGCGAAATCATAGACGATTCCATGGGAAAAGCAGCAAAGAAATTATTCCTTACTTTCGGCTACCTTACTCTTCTTTTGGTAGTAGCTGCATTTAGTTCAATAGTTGCCAGCACTTTTGGTGTAACTACATCTGCCGGCGTTGCTGTTGAAGGAGCAACACTTGCTGCCAACCAGTCAACTGCAATGATCTCTTTACTTTTCATTGTACTTGCAATTGTTTTTGGCTATTTTGTATATAGAAAGAATGCACCTATTGGAATTGCTTCAATTGCAGGATGTTTTGGTATTGCTGCTATTGTTGCAATCGGTCTTAAATTCCATCCTATCGCATTTACATACAATACATGGATGTGGATACTTGGAGGTTATATTCTTGTCGCATCTGTTACACCTGTATGGATTCTGCTTCAGCCCAGAGATTATCTTAGTTCATTCCTGCTTTACTTCATGATTGCAGCAGGCGTAATCGCTGTATTAGGTGCAGTCATAACAGGTCATGGCCAGTTTTCTGTTCCTGCTATGGGTGATGCTTCACTTAAAGGTACAGGTGTATTTACAACAGGAACTGCTTTCCCTGCATTGTTTGTAACAATCGCTTGTGGTGCTATCTCAGGATTCCATTCCCTAGTTTCTTCTGGTACTACTGCAAAGCAGCTTGATAATGAAAAAAGCGCACGCCCCGTTGCTTATGGATCAATGCTTATTGAATGTATGGTTGCTGTTATTTCACTTTGCGCAATCGGCTTTGTTTGGTCAGCTGCTACTGATGGAACTTATGCAAGTCCTACTCAGGTATTTGCCGGTGGTCTTTCAGCTATGATTGGTAGTTTCGCACCTGGTGTTCAGAATATTATGTATCAGATGCTTATCCTTGCTGTTTCTGTTTTCTGTCTTACTTCACTTGATACAGCTACTCGTCTTGCGAGATACATGTTCCAGGAGTTTTTCCTTGAGCAGGGTCAGACAGTAAAAGATGCTACAGGCTACAAAAAAGTACTGGCAAATCCTTATGTAGCAACAGCTATCACCGTTGTTCTTGGTGTCAGCCTTGGTATGACCGGTTATACAAAGATATGGCCTTTGTTCGGTGCTGCAAACCAGCTTCTTGCTGCAGTAGGTCTTATTGCCGTATGTACATGGCTTGGTGCTGTAGGAAAAAACAACAAAATGTTCTATATTCCTATGGTATTTATGCTTGCAGTAACTATTTGCTCACTTATTCAGACTATTATAGCCAAGATGACAGCTTATCTTTCCGGTGCAGCTGATTTTTGGGCTCTTATCCAGTCCGCTATAGCTGTTTTCCTGGTTGCGCTATCACTTATCCTTGCCGGTATCGCTGCTAAGGTTCTATTAGACCAGCACAAGGCAAAACAGAATAAAAGTAGTAACGCCGCATAA
- a CDS encoding TIGR03905 family TSCPD domain-containing protein has translation MIYKTKGTCSTQIDIDVEEGIIKHVSFTNGCNGNLQGVSRLVEGMKAEDAIAKLRGIKCGFKNTSCPDQLSYAIEAAMQND, from the coding sequence ATGATTTATAAAACAAAAGGTACATGTTCTACACAGATAGATATTGATGTCGAAGAGGGAATTATTAAACATGTTTCATTTACTAATGGATGTAATGGTAACTTGCAAGGGGTATCGAGGCTTGTTGAGGGAATGAAGGCAGAAGATGCTATAGCCAAATTGCGAGGTATCAAATGTGGGTTTAAGAATACATCTTGTCCGGATCAGCTTTCATATGCAATTGAGGCAGCAATGCAAAACGACTAA
- a CDS encoding CapA family protein gives MIIIRKNKHTIIFLFLATTIIGCGTLQVTETEKIKDRSDDKNTIIKETPENKIEYYNNEDENVGEVSEVSKIEENHTDSIVSDFTEEISEENKKHVELLMVGDILLHMPIEEAAIDESGNYDFDFIFENMKEEISKADIAMVNQEVIIGGKDLGVSGYPSFNAPYEIGDALVNAGFDTICHATNHSLDKGKKALLNTCEYWETNHPEINVVGINKDRSHYENIKIIEKNGIKIAVLNYTYGTNGIAMPEDMPYAVNLMDEKKVTEDLKYAEDNADFTIVCPHWGTEYNLGVDSYQKKWTEIFRENGADLIFGTHPHVIEPIELLNDGDEIITNNHGNGDMLVYYSLGNFVNWTSGKGEGIANRMVGGMAKVKIRKTDKEVAIDEYEVRALVCHVKKGHEGITVYPLNDYSPELASENEIVKQDSSFSKEYCVELCNNVWGNEWK, from the coding sequence ATGATAATAATTAGAAAGAATAAACATACAATAATCTTCTTATTTTTAGCTACCACTATTATAGGGTGTGGTACTTTGCAGGTTACGGAAACTGAAAAGATAAAAGATAGATCAGATGATAAGAATACCATAATAAAAGAAACTCCTGAAAATAAAATAGAATATTATAATAATGAAGATGAAAATGTCGGAGAAGTTTCAGAAGTCAGTAAAATAGAAGAAAATCATACAGACAGTATTGTAAGTGATTTCACTGAGGAAATTAGTGAAGAAAATAAAAAACATGTTGAACTTCTTATGGTAGGAGATATTCTTTTGCATATGCCAATAGAAGAGGCAGCAATAGATGAGAGTGGTAACTATGATTTTGATTTTATATTTGAAAATATGAAAGAAGAAATAAGTAAAGCTGACATTGCAATGGTAAATCAGGAGGTTATTATTGGTGGGAAAGATCTGGGAGTATCAGGGTATCCGTCTTTTAATGCACCTTATGAAATAGGGGATGCACTTGTCAATGCAGGTTTTGACACAATATGTCACGCAACAAATCATTCTCTTGATAAAGGTAAAAAGGCATTACTTAATACCTGTGAATATTGGGAAACTAATCATCCGGAGATTAATGTTGTGGGAATTAATAAAGACCGGAGCCATTATGAGAACATAAAAATTATAGAGAAAAACGGAATAAAAATAGCTGTTCTGAATTACACATATGGGACAAATGGGATAGCTATGCCTGAAGATATGCCCTATGCGGTTAATCTGATGGATGAAAAAAAAGTAACAGAAGATCTGAAATATGCTGAGGATAATGCAGATTTTACTATTGTTTGTCCACATTGGGGTACAGAATACAATCTTGGGGTGGATTCTTACCAGAAAAAATGGACTGAAATTTTCAGAGAAAACGGAGCAGATTTAATCTTTGGAACACATCCACATGTTATCGAACCAATTGAACTGTTGAATGATGGGGATGAAATAATTACCAATAATCATGGAAATGGGGACATGCTCGTATATTATTCGCTTGGTAACTTTGTAAATTGGACTTCTGGGAAGGGCGAAGGCATAGCCAACCGAATGGTAGGAGGAATGGCTAAAGTAAAAATCCGCAAAACAGATAAAGAAGTAGCAATAGATGAATATGAAGTAAGAGCTTTGGTATGTCATGTGAAAAAAGGGCATGAGGGAATAACAGTATATCCTTTGAATGATTATTCACCTGAACTCGCAAGTGAAAATGAGATAGTAAAGCAGGATTCCTCTTTTTCAAAGGAGTATTGTGTTGAATTATGCAATAATGTGTGGGGAAATGAATGGAAATAA
- a CDS encoding IS91 family transposase → MKRNTLQDLFRDHYEEIQYTLHPRKTEMENIDKMINCGDPAYGGAMYGCPDCGTLKFVPFRCHSRFCPTCGAMYSQKRAQAMSFKLINCQHRHCVFTISKELRHYFLEDRDLLNCLFEATSSVINRMFYKINKSQNFTPGYILVLHTFGRPLEWNPHIHCLISEGGVGDTGFWRKVKFFSYPYMRHAFQTALLNLMEDRITDPNKKALFKKEKALSYKNQKEGFYVYGKPTLADRRTVAKYIGRYLGRPVIGLSRIDSYDKEHDTVTFHYNRHEDEVLVTETIPSMEFIKRLIQHIPEKDFKMIRYYGVYGRHRESDKKLYRLIHPSKKPFFKSFLQWRSGILSAFGYDPLSCPKCNSTMKFLELRFNHKRVSLEDLYEKTMGKCRPKSRAPSTKIGIVPSYSCA, encoded by the coding sequence ATGAAACGAAATACTCTACAAGATTTATTCCGCGATCATTATGAAGAAATTCAATATACTCTTCACCCCCGCAAGACCGAAATGGAAAACATCGATAAGATGATCAATTGCGGGGATCCTGCCTATGGCGGCGCCATGTACGGCTGCCCTGATTGTGGTACTCTCAAATTTGTTCCCTTTCGTTGTCATTCTAGATTCTGCCCTACATGTGGTGCCATGTATTCACAAAAGCGTGCTCAGGCTATGTCATTTAAGCTCATAAACTGTCAGCACCGTCACTGCGTATTCACCATATCAAAAGAATTACGCCATTACTTTCTCGAAGATCGTGACCTTCTTAATTGTCTTTTTGAAGCTACCAGCAGTGTTATTAACCGGATGTTCTACAAAATCAACAAGAGTCAGAACTTTACACCTGGTTACATCCTTGTTCTTCACACATTTGGTCGTCCTTTGGAATGGAATCCTCATATCCACTGCCTCATATCTGAAGGTGGTGTTGGAGACACCGGCTTCTGGCGCAAAGTAAAGTTCTTCAGTTACCCCTATATGCGCCATGCTTTTCAGACTGCTCTTCTGAATCTAATGGAAGATCGTATTACTGATCCCAATAAGAAAGCATTGTTTAAAAAAGAAAAAGCTCTCTCCTACAAAAATCAGAAAGAAGGCTTCTATGTCTATGGCAAACCCACTCTCGCTGACAGACGTACTGTTGCTAAATATATAGGCAGATATCTTGGTCGTCCTGTAATCGGGCTCTCAAGAATTGACTCTTATGATAAAGAGCATGATACTGTTACTTTCCACTACAACAGACATGAGGACGAAGTCCTTGTCACCGAGACCATACCTTCAATGGAATTCATCAAACGTCTTATACAGCACATACCAGAAAAAGACTTTAAGATGATACGTTATTATGGCGTGTATGGTCGTCATAGGGAGTCAGACAAAAAACTTTACCGTCTGATTCATCCTTCCAAAAAGCCATTCTTTAAATCATTCCTTCAATGGCGTTCAGGTATCCTGTCAGCATTCGGATATGATCCATTAAGTTGTCCCAAATGCAACAGCACCATGAAATTTCTTGAGTTGCGCTTCAACCACAAACGTGTTTCTCTCGAAGACTTATACGAAAAGACAATGGGAAAATGCCGTCCCAAGAGCAGAGCTCCGTCTACAAAAATCGGCATTGTTCCCTCGTATTCCTGCGCATGA
- a CDS encoding type I phosphomannose isomerase catalytic subunit translates to MALLKLQAPTKDYLWGGSRLVDEFGKKAAGEVTAESWELSCFPGSESIIENGEYAGRTITEYIKDNNGSLGYNCDKFKDFPVLIKLIDAKNDLSLQVHPSDEFAREHENQYGKTEMWYILDAEEDAFLYYGFNKEVTKDEFARRIEDETLTEVLNACPVQKGDIFFIESGTLHAIGKGILLAEIQQNSNVTYRVYDYGRRDKDGNLRELHVEKALEVTHLSPIQKVKKPEPHIGVCKYFTVDKVNLTGDTTKKIMGTVGEESFLHILFLDGKGVIRNGNEEMPFSKGDSFFLPAKSGNYEILGFCEALTTYEK, encoded by the coding sequence ATGGCTTTATTAAAGTTACAGGCACCCACTAAAGATTATCTTTGGGGTGGAAGCAGACTGGTTGATGAATTCGGGAAAAAGGCTGCCGGTGAAGTAACTGCTGAAAGTTGGGAATTGTCTTGCTTTCCCGGAAGCGAATCAATAATTGAAAACGGAGAGTATGCCGGCAGAACTATAACAGAATATATAAAGGATAATAATGGATCCTTAGGTTATAATTGTGATAAGTTTAAGGATTTTCCTGTGCTGATTAAACTTATTGATGCAAAAAATGATTTATCACTTCAGGTACATCCATCTGATGAATTTGCTAGAGAACATGAGAATCAGTATGGAAAAACAGAAATGTGGTATATTCTCGATGCAGAGGAAGATGCTTTCTTATACTATGGCTTTAATAAGGAAGTGACAAAAGACGAGTTTGCAAGAAGAATTGAGGATGAGACTCTGACAGAAGTATTGAATGCCTGTCCTGTGCAGAAGGGTGATATTTTCTTTATTGAGTCAGGTACTTTACATGCGATCGGTAAAGGTATACTTTTGGCAGAAATACAGCAGAACTCAAATGTGACCTACAGGGTATATGACTATGGAAGGCGAGATAAGGATGGCAATTTACGAGAGCTGCATGTTGAGAAGGCGTTGGAGGTAACACATTTATCCCCAATACAGAAAGTTAAAAAGCCTGAACCGCATATAGGTGTATGCAAGTACTTTACAGTTGATAAAGTAAATCTTACAGGTGATACAACTAAAAAAATTATGGGAACTGTCGGAGAAGAATCTTTCTTACATATACTATTTCTGGATGGAAAAGGGGTCATAAGAAATGGCAATGAGGAAATGCCTTTTTCTAAGGGAGACAGTTTTTTCTTGCCGGCAAAAAGCGGCAATTATGAAATCTTAGGGTTTTGTGAGGCTTTGACCACATACGAAAAATAA